GATTTAGGTTTATGAAATATTTCTTTCGGACTACCGAACTGAACCAATTCACCTTGATGCACAATACCTATTTTATCTGCTAAAGAAACAGCCTCCTCAAAGTCGTGGGTGACATGAATCATAGTCATCCCCTCCGCATTAAGCCCACGCAAAAGACTTCGCATATCATCGCGCAATTGCACATCTAAAGAAGCCAATGGTTCATCCAAAAGCAAGCAAACGGGATGACAAGCTAAAGTTCGAGCAATAGCTACTCGTTGCAATTCTCCTCCCGATAAAGTTTCGGGCCAACGATTTAACAAATGATCGACTTGAGTTTTCTGAGCCAATCCCATTACAATTTTCTGAATAGCTGGAGCTTCCAATTTTCTAGTCTTTAAAGGAAAGGCAATATTATTTTTCACTTTAAGATGAGGAAAAACGGTATTGTCTTGAAAAACCATCCCCATATTTCGCTTCTGAATTTTTTCATGGGTAATGTTCTTCGAATCTAGAAATATCTCACCTTCGTCAGGATGAATCAATCCAGCTAGCATTTCAATTATCAAGGATTTTCCGGCTCCAGACTCTCCCAATAAAACTACATACTCTCCTTTTTCAATGGAGAAACTGATATGATGTAGCGCAAATTCCTCGTATTTTTTGGATATGTTTTTAAGTTGCAGCATGATTTATCTCCTTGGTCTTTCTCTTGACAGCATTCTAAGTGCTGCAAAAAATATTAAACAAACTATAATAAAAACAACAGAAACGGGTCGAGCATAGTTTAATCCAAAAGCACCAAATCGTTCATAGATAAGAACAGGCGTAATCATTGGATGGTAGGCTACAATAACCACGGCACCAAATTCACTCATTCCTCTGGCAAACATTAAAATCATACCCGAAACTATATTTCTGGAAGCCAAAGGCAAAGAAATACTGAAAAACACTCGAGCAGGTGAAGCACCAAGGTTTAAAGCTGCTTTTTCTAATCGGATGGGAACAGCCACAAACCCATCGCGAGCAGCAGTAATCAAATAGGGGATGCTCACGAAAGCCATGGCAAGAGCAATGCCAATGGGATTCCCAACGAGACTAACACCAAAACGATCTGCCACTTGTCCAATAAGCGAATCTCGAGAAATAAATCCCAGAATAGCAATACCCGCAGCAGAATGAGGAATAACTATGGGTAGATCGATAATTCCCAAAACCAATTTCTTGGCAAAGAACTCTTTTCTAGCTAGGAGATAAGAAAGCGGTATGGCTGCAATAGCAAATACCAGAGTGGAAGCAAAAGAAACAGAAAGTGTTAACCAAATGCTTTGCTGTACTTCTTTATCTTGGGTAGTTTCGAAAATCTCTGCTGGAGTCGTGTTTAAGAACATTCCCAAAAGTGGTGCCACAATAAACATCAATGCTAATCCCCCTAGAGAGATGAGTATAAGATTTAAAATATTGAAATTGGTTCTCACTTTTTTAATGCTTTTTAGTTATTGTTCTATTAATGCAAATTCTTTTAGCTCTCTTGGAATATTCTCATAACTAGAGGAGGGTGATGGAACTAAAGATTTTTGTCCATTTTTCTCCATGATGGCCATACCCTTTTGTTTAGATAAAACAAATTTCAAGAATTGATGAGCTTCTTGGCTATTGGGTGCATCCTTTAATATGGTGATTCCATAAACCATGGCTTCCCCTTTTTTCGTAATAAATTCACCAGGTTTTTTTCCTGAAATTTCGGCAGTGGCTGTTGAATAAAAGCTATCTAAATCTGGGTTTTGCAGATTGATACTATCTGGCAATACCAAATATTTTAATCCATGCTGCTCTGCCACCGATCTATACAAAAAGATATAATCTATTACATTGGATTCTAAAAGACCAATGAGATCGGTTTCTTTAGGCCTGATATAGTTTTTGTCTTTCTCCACCAACTGCTTGGCCAGACCATTCTTTTGGTAATACTCCTCTGCAAGACTAGCCAAGAGCACCGTTCTATAGCCACAAGGATCAGAATTAGGGTCGGAACGTCCATAAGCAACCTCCTCTTTCATCAAGATTTCGTGCCAGTTTTTGGAGTTAATTTCTTTACTTAATCGCGATTGCTCATGATAAACGATGGCCATTTCATTACCAGCAAATTTTATATTCCAATCTGTGTAATCAGGAATCAATAAATTTTCTATCACTTTAAAATCTGCCGATGCCATAATATCACAAGGACGTTTTAAATCTGCAATTTTGCGTGCACATTGTCTGCTTCCAGCTGATTCCATTAGGATTTTCACCCGAGGATTTTCCTTTTGGTATTCTTCTGCCATTTGCTTAAAAGGCACCGACAAACTACCTGCATGAAAGATGATTAATTTGCTTTCATCTTCAATACTGCTTTGACAAGAGAATAAGACTATGACACTAAAAAGAATGGCGAATAGTTTTTTCATAAGGCTAATCTATTTTAAATTTTCAGAATAATAAATTGTATTAATACCTTTAATAGCTCTGTCCGAGAAGAAATCGAAACATGGGATAATTCGAAATATTCCTCCAGTTTCTACCTCAGGACGACAAATTAATAATAATTCGCCTTGGTCGTTTCTATTACAAATTTCGCTATAGGTGAACATGGCTCTATACCCATCATCGGCAGCAATAATAAAGATCCCCTCACGAATGGCTTTTGGAGTTTCCTCCATTACATCTGATAAATAAGCATTTAAACTCAATCCTGTAAAAGGATCAGTACTGTGCAATCCTCTGCCTCTTCCATAAAAAATGGTATGGGTTTCTATATTAGGATAATCAGCTGGATGCTCTTTTAATGTGGCCACTTTTTTATTCTCAATCATAAAATCACAAGTAGCTGAGTATAAAGGGAATTTACCTTTTTCCACTTCTAATTCAATAGGATAAGACTTTACGGTGATTTTTGTGGGGTTAGTGATATTTCTTTCCGTTAGTAAATCTCCTACTACCACTAATTTTGCTTCTGTGGGAAGCTCCCAAAGCGTCTTCGCCTTTGAAGGGACCACTCTACTTACCCTCGTGGCAATAATTATTTCATCTAAATGATTATTATAGTACAGCTCACCCCAACTAATGACCGTTTTCTCTCCTTTATCATTCTCAATTTCCACATATAAATCAACGATAGGTTTAAAACTATCTGCATTTTTCTTTTGCAATATCCTCTCATTTAAGATATCTTGAAGGGAATATCCATCATAACGAAAAGCACCAGTAAACATATTCCCATATTTCCCTAGGCGGGTTTCTTTTACCATAACCGAACGTAATGGTAGTTTAGAGAAATTAACAAATCCAGGATTAGAAACTTCGCCTAAAACTTCTATCTGATCACCAGGAAGTAATATGGTTTCTGAGTTGTCATAAAAATCGTTGGTAGCATCTGTAGAATCGATGGCCATTAAAGAAGTGGTTTCAGAAACTGCGTCTGAATCCTCACTATTTACGGTTTCATTTTTACAAGAATATGAAATCAATACCAATAAGAAAGCCAGGATTGAAATAGATTTAATTTTCATGTTTTGATGTTTTAATTTAATTTTTGCTTTGTGTTATACCGATGACTAATCAAAATGCCCCTTTAATTCCTTTTAGTCTTAAAGCCACTTTGATTATGTATCGGCATCAACCAATGTAACGAGCAAAATGATTAAATTTCATTTTGACGAACATTTGGTATAAAATGTGTTTTGCAAAAGTAAATTAATATCGAGTGGTAATCTAGTTCCTATCGCTTTATTTCTTATTTTTTTTCAAAGACGAATCTCGTTCATTAAGCCCTAATTTAGATCTACAGTCACCAACATATAGAGTGGGATCTGGTTCAAAAAGCAAGACTGTATATTTTTGACATGAAGGAATCTTTACTGATAATTAGGAGCCTATTGACTTTAAAACCATTTTCGCCTTCTAAAGTAAGTTAGCATTCCTAAAGCAACCAATAGAATGACTCCCCACATGATAAAATAGCTGTATTTAAAATGAAGTTCTGGAACATAATCGAAATTGGTTCCGTAAATCCCAGCTATAAAAGTAATTGGAATAAATACGACCGAGAAAATGGTCAAAAACTTCATGATATCATTAAGCTTACTACTTATTGTAGTATGATATATATTGAGCTGGTCAGATAATATTTCTCGATAGCTATCAGAAGAATCACTAGCATGATCAATATTATCAAGCAATTCTTTAAAGTGGATATATGAGCTTTCATTAATTAAATCAGACTCCATTTTCGAAAGCGCCAAAATCATTTCTTTGGCTGGTTTTATATTTTTCCTTAAAAAATTTAACTCCCTCTTGAAATTATTAATCTCATTAATCAAAGATTGTTTGGGTTCTATGGCCAGATCTTCTTCAAGGCTCTCAATTTTCTCACCCAAAACACTAATCACATATATATAATTATCAATAACAACATCAAGCAATGCAAAAGCCAAATAATCCGTTCCAGAACTTCTAATCCTTTTCTTTTGCTT
The nucleotide sequence above comes from Lentimicrobium sp. L6. Encoded proteins:
- a CDS encoding ABC transporter permease; its protein translation is MRTNFNILNLILISLGGLALMFIVAPLLGMFLNTTPAEIFETTQDKEVQQSIWLTLSVSFASTLVFAIAAIPLSYLLARKEFFAKKLVLGIIDLPIVIPHSAAGIAILGFISRDSLIGQVADRFGVSLVGNPIGIALAMAFVSIPYLITAARDGFVAVPIRLEKAALNLGASPARVFFSISLPLASRNIVSGMILMFARGMSEFGAVVIVAYHPMITPVLIYERFGAFGLNYARPVSVVFIIVCLIFFAALRMLSRERPRR
- a CDS encoding ABC transporter ATP-binding protein, whose amino-acid sequence is MLQLKNISKKYEEFALHHISFSIEKGEYVVLLGESGAGKSLIIEMLAGLIHPDEGEIFLDSKNITHEKIQKRNMGMVFQDNTVFPHLKVKNNIAFPLKTRKLEAPAIQKIVMGLAQKTQVDHLLNRWPETLSGGELQRVAIARTLACHPVCLLLDEPLASLDVQLRDDMRSLLRGLNAEGMTMIHVTHDFEEAVSLADKIGIVHQGELVQFGSPKEIFHKPKSKFIAKFSGIKNFYNSMVVNEKTIMLENRIELKLPHGLSKGQGFAMFKSEDVILSTSQIDSSIINNFKGQVVEVIPSHRGMEVVVDIGIMVSTLISQESFDRFQMKKHGMIWIGIKATAIHFIEKE
- the wtpA gene encoding tungstate ABC transporter substrate-binding protein WtpA — encoded protein: MKKLFAILFSVIVLFSCQSSIEDESKLIIFHAGSLSVPFKQMAEEYQKENPRVKILMESAGSRQCARKIADLKRPCDIMASADFKVIENLLIPDYTDWNIKFAGNEMAIVYHEQSRLSKEINSKNWHEILMKEEVAYGRSDPNSDPCGYRTVLLASLAEEYYQKNGLAKQLVEKDKNYIRPKETDLIGLLESNVIDYIFLYRSVAEQHGLKYLVLPDSINLQNPDLDSFYSTATAEISGKKPGEFITKKGEAMVYGITILKDAPNSQEAHQFLKFVLSKQKGMAIMEKNGQKSLVPSPSSSYENIPRELKEFALIEQ
- the corA gene encoding magnesium/cobalt transporter CorA, giving the protein MARFVKKQKKEIGVSPDELLFRGRQKSDEIILRIIDYDANNLEEKGIHKVQEALRFQEKNSVTWLNVDGLHDAGVMKEISKGFDLDSLILAEVMNTGTRPKIVEYHNCIYISIKMLQQNDETNKISVENLSLIITKSVLFSFQERRGDVFEPVRARIRKQKKRIRSSGTDYLAFALLDVVIDNYIYVISVLGEKIESLEEDLAIEPKQSLINEINNFKRELNFLRKNIKPAKEMILALSKMESDLINESSYIHFKELLDNIDHASDSSDSYREILSDQLNIYHTTISSKLNDIMKFLTIFSVVFIPITFIAGIYGTNFDYVPELHFKYSYFIMWGVILLVALGMLTYFRRRKWF